Genomic window (Pseudomonas cannabina):
ATGGTTTCTTTGAGGTTGGTAAACTTCGCATCGCCGGGCAACTTGACGGCCACGTACTCATTGTCTTTGCCCTGATTGCGGATGCGCGTTTCACCGTAGGTGGCCGCCAACTCATAGAACGCCTCACGGCTGGTCACGTTCTTTTCAATCACCGGCTTAACCAGCGTTTGCTTGAACTCCCGATTCTTACCGTAGAAGTCATCGCCCTTGTACCTGGACAGCACGCTTGCGGCATCAGCAATGTCTACCCGAACATGCTCTCTGGGTGACGCAAGGTTGTACTTCTGGTTTAGATATTCCTGGAAAGCCTCAAAATACTTCTCATGATTCTTATAGAAGCCCACGGGGTTGGCTTCATTACCACTGAGCAAGTTGATACGCGGCACGATGACGTGGATATGTGGCTTGCGTTCGACAGGCTTGCCGGTCTTCTTGTCAGTTACACATTTAATCTTGGGCAAATGCGCCTCAGCGTAAAAATTGAATTCTTCCGCTTTATACGCATACATGAGAAACTGTTTGAATTCGGCTGTAACGGCTTTAAGTAAGGATTCAGAAACAACGTCTTCACGAAAACTAAGTGTGAACGTCAGGTAACGGTCCTGACCGCGATCAGGAATACTCTCATAAATAGAACGGGTTAGATCAAGGTCGCCGGATATCACCAGGCGATGATCCAGTTCATCGCGGGTGAACTCACGTCCTGACTTGTTGCCTTCTTCGAGATATTCCTGTGCGCCAGTGTTGTACCCACCGGGCCTAATCAGCATCGGAGACACCTGCCAACAGCAGGGCCTCGATGGCGGTCAACTTGTTCAGCCAGAGGGTGTACGTCTTTTCAGAAATGACACCACGGCGGTGTGCCGCATTCACCTGGTGGGCCAACTGGTTAATGTTTTTGCTGGTTTTGTTATAGAAAAACAGCAGCCGGTGATAGTCCTGTGGCTTGGCCGCTTTAACATTGAAGGTGAGTTTTGCATTGATAAAAACGTCACGCAGGAACTCGGAAGTCGTAATGCCTGCTTCCTTGGTCTTCCTGAGTATCTCGGTGTGATCATCCTCACCCACACGCAGGGTCAGGACACGGGTCTTTGGGGGCTGCTCAGCCATGGGGCCTCCGACGATCAATGACGCAATTGATTTATCGACTGATGACAAACGACAAGCGCAGCGCTACCGCTCTGCGGGGTTTCAAAGGGGTTTCCCCTTTGGCACGGCGATGT
Coding sequences:
- a CDS encoding plasmid mobilization protein, translating into MAEQPPKTRVLTLRVGEDDHTEILRKTKEAGITTSEFLRDVFINAKLTFNVKAAKPQDYHRLLFFYNKTSKNINQLAHQVNAAHRRGVISEKTYTLWLNKLTAIEALLLAGVSDAD